A region of Cardinium endosymbiont of Sogatella furcifera DNA encodes the following proteins:
- a CDS encoding sodium:solute symporter family protein: protein MILYNTPLIMVLVFLVLTLVLGLYVSTLYVRKKENKFIQYALGNKQFHTNTLVVTVLATAFGGGVMMRGIPNVYNIGTHYIISLFAWSISFGLISLLGLRMGPFMTHLSVAETIGSVYGKYPRTITALLGICWSIGIVSIQINVMSSTIVMCIDSIDPRIVTVPATLILIAYAILGGVRAITITDILQFATFTIIIPLLIKFLFVKTDKSFLGVILFLRKKEDFQFSNMIQFDKKFLKIILNSLGAFLFLNPSVVHRIYMSSSPIQVHKVFKRVTLFSVIIWGCIISVGLLVFVGNPMLPVTEIWSYILIDMPAVYKGFVVISLLGMTMSTADSCLHTAAIMVSHDMVETIRWLKAAPYIHQLRLAKLTVLVVGLLAMILTLCCPDLFELSKFVFGYLTSVFTVTVTSPFILAVFGFRSSARTALIGMATGILVGLVWETWVEPEIGINNRVISIMANGLAMIAAHYLLPQPPGKGWIGVGQQYKRMKQLIRIFKKHKKSIDLE, encoded by the coding sequence ATGATACTGTATAACACTCCACTTATAATGGTATTGGTCTTCTTGGTATTGACACTAGTTCTAGGTCTTTATGTTAGTACCTTGTACGTTAGAAAAAAGGAAAACAAATTTATCCAATATGCTTTGGGGAATAAGCAGTTTCACACGAATACTTTAGTTGTTACGGTATTAGCCACTGCGTTTGGAGGGGGCGTTATGATGCGTGGTATACCCAATGTTTATAATATTGGTACGCATTACATAATTTCTCTCTTTGCATGGTCAATCAGTTTTGGCCTAATCAGTTTACTAGGTCTGCGTATGGGTCCATTTATGACGCACCTTTCTGTGGCAGAAACGATAGGTAGTGTATATGGTAAATATCCAAGGACTATTACTGCTTTATTAGGTATTTGTTGGTCTATTGGTATAGTTTCTATTCAAATCAATGTAATGTCCTCTACTATCGTTATGTGTATAGATTCTATTGACCCTCGTATCGTGACCGTTCCAGCAACCTTAATTCTTATTGCTTATGCTATACTTGGTGGTGTGCGTGCCATTACGATTACCGATATATTGCAGTTTGCAACCTTTACCATTATTATTCCCCTTCTTATTAAGTTTTTATTTGTAAAAACAGACAAATCATTTTTAGGGGTTATATTGTTTCTGCGAAAGAAAGAAGATTTTCAATTCAGTAATATGATCCAATTCGATAAAAAATTCTTGAAGATTATCCTAAATAGTCTAGGGGCTTTTCTTTTTCTAAATCCATCAGTTGTACACAGAATCTATATGTCTTCTAGTCCGATTCAGGTCCATAAGGTTTTCAAGCGTGTAACGCTTTTTAGCGTTATCATATGGGGGTGTATCATATCGGTTGGGTTGCTTGTTTTTGTAGGGAATCCAATGTTACCAGTAACAGAGATTTGGTCATACATCCTAATTGATATGCCAGCTGTTTATAAAGGGTTTGTGGTGATTAGTTTACTAGGGATGACCATGTCTACAGCTGATTCTTGTTTACACACTGCTGCCATCATGGTCAGCCATGATATGGTAGAAACCATCCGATGGCTAAAAGCAGCCCCTTATATACACCAACTTCGGTTAGCTAAATTAACTGTACTAGTTGTTGGTCTATTGGCTATGATCCTAACACTTTGCTGTCCTGATTTATTTGAATTAAGTAAGTTTGTTTTTGGCTATCTTACCTCTGTATTTACAGTTACAGTAACATCTCCTTTTATTCTAGCTGTTTTTGGCTTTCGGAGTAGTGCTCGTACCGCTTTGATTGGTATGGCTACAGGCATACTTGTGGGTCTGGTTTGGGAAACATGGGTTGAACCTGAAATAGGAATAAACAATCGGGTTATTTCCATCATGGCTAATGGATTAGCTATGATAGCTGCCCATTATTTACTACCTCAACCACCTGGTAAAGGATGGATTGGAGTAGGCCAGCAATATAAAAGAATGAAACAATTGATACGAATTTTTAAAAAACATAAAAAAAGTATAGATCTAGAGTAG
- a CDS encoding AAA family ATPase: MTQTNIELNEQFIKALDLMESSAKNIFITGKAGTGKSTLLKHFRENTQKKIAVLAPTGTAAVNIKGQTIHSFFRFKPDVTLEAIQTTKKSKKKENIYKNIDAIIIDEISMVRADLLDCIDGFLRLNGRQESEPFGGIQIICIGDLYQLPPVVQSQEKSIFQSHYPTPYFFSAHCFKSLDLELIELDKIYRQSDTKFIELLNNIRNNSITDREIAIINERYDAGFEPSLDDFYIYLTTTNANAQAINAQKLKGIKQKEFTFTGILEGAFAKEQLPTLVALKLKVGAQVMMLNNEPNGKFINGTIGKIIDIDTDHATPKLVILLETGKKVSITPYTWESYKFYLEGSALKSTITGTFTQYPVMLAWAITIHKSQGKTFEKVILDIGNGTFAHGQIYVALSRCTSLEGLVLKKPIAKKHVWMDFNVVKFITDYQYKKYDLLCTLEDKISIIEKAIQHKATIHITYLKAKDEKSKRSITPIAVGEMEYLNKPYIGVKAFCLKRQEYRVFRVDRILEISP; the protein is encoded by the coding sequence CAGTTTATTAAAGCACTTGATCTTATGGAATCAAGTGCAAAAAATATTTTTATTACTGGTAAAGCAGGAACAGGGAAATCAACTTTATTAAAGCATTTTAGAGAAAATACCCAAAAGAAAATAGCAGTGCTTGCGCCTACAGGTACTGCTGCAGTAAATATTAAAGGGCAGACAATTCATTCATTTTTTAGGTTTAAACCTGATGTAACCCTTGAAGCCATCCAAACGACTAAAAAAAGTAAGAAAAAAGAGAATATATATAAAAATATAGATGCCATCATCATTGATGAAATTTCAATGGTTAGGGCTGACTTACTTGATTGTATAGATGGCTTTCTCCGCCTTAATGGTAGACAGGAAAGTGAGCCATTTGGAGGAATACAAATAATATGTATCGGTGATTTATATCAATTGCCACCAGTGGTACAAAGTCAAGAAAAATCAATCTTTCAATCACACTATCCTACCCCCTATTTCTTTAGCGCACATTGTTTCAAATCACTGGACCTTGAATTAATAGAACTTGATAAAATATACCGACAAAGTGATACAAAATTTATCGAGCTGTTAAACAATATTCGCAATAATTCTATAACGGACCGTGAAATAGCAATCATTAATGAGCGATATGATGCTGGCTTTGAGCCTTCTTTAGATGACTTTTATATCTATTTAACCACTACTAATGCAAATGCCCAAGCTATTAACGCTCAAAAATTAAAAGGTATCAAGCAGAAAGAGTTTACCTTTACTGGTATATTAGAAGGAGCGTTTGCAAAAGAACAACTACCTACACTTGTTGCATTAAAGTTAAAAGTTGGGGCGCAAGTAATGATGCTTAATAATGAGCCTAATGGCAAATTTATTAATGGCACTATTGGCAAAATCATAGATATTGATACAGATCATGCTACTCCTAAATTGGTCATTTTGCTTGAAACGGGAAAGAAGGTCAGTATTACTCCTTATACTTGGGAATCTTATAAATTTTACTTAGAGGGCAGTGCATTAAAATCAACTATTACGGGTACTTTTACGCAATATCCAGTCATGCTGGCATGGGCTATTACCATCCATAAAAGCCAAGGTAAAACCTTTGAAAAAGTAATCCTAGATATAGGAAACGGGACATTTGCACACGGTCAAATCTATGTTGCCCTTAGCAGATGCACCAGTTTAGAAGGCTTAGTACTAAAGAAACCAATTGCTAAAAAACATGTTTGGATGGATTTTAATGTTGTAAAATTTATAACAGATTATCAGTATAAAAAATATGATCTTTTATGTACTTTAGAGGATAAAATTAGCATAATAGAAAAAGCTATTCAACATAAAGCTACTATCCATATTACTTATTTAAAAGCAAAAGATGAAAAATCGAAAAGATCCATTACACCTATTGCTGTAGGAGAAATGGAATATTTGAATAAACCTTATATTGGTGTAAAGGCTTTTTGCTTAAAACGGCAAGAATATAGAGTATTTAGGGTAGATAGAATATTGGAGATTAGCCCGTAA
- a CDS encoding PDDEXK nuclease domain-containing protein codes for MNKSIINQAYHQLLNDLKTSVASAKYKASLHVNKALVSLYHHIGSRILHTQMQERWGTGVIAELSKDLRAAFPEMKGFSPQNLKYMRKFAQAYDQDEIGQQAVDQIPWGHIVVLIYSGLDKIQQRFYIECTIKNGWSRNSLSMHIETNLYKRQSGAITNFDKQLPPPHAALAQATLKNPYLFDFLSLGDEAHERALEKGLVAHIEKFLLELGEGFAFLGRQYHIQVEEQDFYIDLLFYHIKLRSFIVIELKSGDFKPEYIGKMNFYLSAVDDLLRHSSDNPSIGLILCRSKVGVLAEYTLRDINKPIGLSTYRLTKSLPKKLQTVLPTIEELEAELAKDLDDIEDD; via the coding sequence ATGAACAAAAGTATCATTAACCAAGCTTACCATCAATTATTAAATGATTTAAAAACCAGTGTAGCCAGTGCTAAATATAAAGCCTCTCTGCATGTTAATAAAGCACTTGTTTCCCTATATCATCATATAGGCAGTCGTATCCTGCATACGCAAATGCAAGAACGATGGGGCACTGGTGTTATTGCTGAGTTGTCAAAGGATTTAAGAGCTGCTTTTCCAGAGATGAAAGGATTCAGCCCACAAAACCTCAAGTATATGCGAAAGTTTGCTCAAGCATATGATCAAGATGAAATTGGTCAACAAGCTGTTGACCAAATACCATGGGGCCATATTGTAGTCCTAATCTATTCTGGGCTTGATAAAATTCAACAAAGGTTTTACATAGAATGTACCATTAAAAATGGCTGGTCAAGAAATAGTTTGTCTATGCACATAGAAACCAATTTATATAAACGTCAGTCAGGTGCCATCACCAATTTTGATAAACAATTACCTCCCCCACACGCCGCCTTAGCCCAAGCTACCCTAAAGAATCCTTATTTATTCGATTTTCTAAGTCTTGGAGATGAAGCCCATGAAAGAGCATTAGAAAAAGGATTAGTTGCTCACATTGAAAAATTTCTACTTGAATTAGGTGAAGGATTTGCTTTCTTAGGTCGTCAATATCATATTCAAGTTGAAGAACAAGATTTTTATATAGACCTGTTATTTTACCATATCAAGCTTCGATCCTTTATAGTTATAGAGTTAAAATCTGGGGATTTTAAGCCTGAATATATAGGGAAGATGAATTTTTATCTTTCTGCTGTGGATGACTTATTACGCCACTCAAGCGATAATCCTTCTATTGGGTTAATTTTATGCCGATCCAAGGTCGGTGTTTTAGCAGAATACACCTTACGTGATATCAATAAACCTATAGGCCTCTCAACATACAGGCTTACTAAAAGCTTGCCTAAAAAATTACAAACAGTGCTTCCAACCATTGAGGAACTGGAAGCAGAACTTGCTAAGGATTTAGATGACATAGAAGATGATTGA